The Salegentibacter mishustinae genomic interval ATAATTCCAGTTGGGAGAACTATTCTCAATTAGGTTTTGGCCTGGATTTTAATTGGTTTGTATTACCATTCTTGACAATTGGTGGAGAATATAGCCTTATGGGTGGAAATTTAAAAGGAGAGGACATCAATAATACCGGAGCAGTGAAAGGTATTACCAGTCATTATTTGGGACTTCATCTTGGTTATTATCACGCTTTTAATAAAGAATGGAACTTACATACCCTGGCCGGTTTTGGGGAGGTTAATAATGTAAACCGAGCCCCGGATTCTCGTTTTGTCGAAGATGGGAACAGTTTAATTTTGCGAAGCGAGATAGGATATCGGTTTGATAAAACCGCCGCGATTTTCATCAAAGCTACATTGCGCTGGGACAGAATGGACATTGATACTCCGCCAACTCTCGACGATTATTTCAATAAGCAAAGTTTGTTGCTGCTTGGCTTTGGGGTGAGGCTTCATCTACAAAACCCGAATGGCTAACTCTCAAATAAAGCTTTGAGTTCTGTAGCTTCATTTGGCTTCATTTTTCCTGCAAGTACCAAGCTAAGTTGCTTTCTTCTTAAAGCTGCTTCATAGCGCTCTTTTTCCAGCTCTGTTTCGGGATCTAAAGGAGGAACGGCAACAGGAGAACCCGTTTCGTCTACGGCTACAAACGTATAGATGGCTTCATTGGCCTTAGAGCGGTTTCCGCTTTCGCGATCTTCCACCCAAACATCAATAAAGATCTCCATAGAAGATTTAAAAGCCCTGGAAACTGCAGCTTCTACCGTTACCACACTTCCCAAAGGAACAGCTTTATTAAACGCTACATGGTTTACCGATGCGGTAACCACAATACGGCGACTGTGCCTTCTTGCAGCAATGCTGGCAGCACGATCCATCCTGGCAAGTAACTCACCACCAAATAGATTGTTTAGGGGATTGGTTTCACTGGGTAAAACCAAGTCGGTTAAAGTAGTTCTGGATTCTTCTGGGTGTTTTGCCTGCATTTTGCCAATTTTTGGCAAAAATAAGGTGCTTTGGGCAATTTACAGCTTAAAGAACTATTAAAGTTCCTGAACTAATAGCCACGCAGCTTCATTGATGGATTTTACTTCACGCAACATATTTATGGCGTCTCTTCTTTTTTCGTGACTGGCATAAACTACCTGGTGTAATCCATATTTGTTCTCGCCAAGAAGATGAGCTTTAAAACCTTCTTTTCTAAGTTCAGCAACTTTGGTTTTAGCATTTTCTTCTACACGGAATGCCCCGGCTACAATATGATAGCTTCCGGTTTGTTTAGCTACGTTAAAAGTAACTGCCGGTAAAGGATTATCAATAACAAAAGTAGCCTGCTGAATTTGCTCCTGAAGTTGTTCCTGGGCTTGTTGTTGCTCGGCTATATTGTGTTTGGAAACCTGGCTACTATAAATATTTAATCCTGCAAAGCCCGAAATTCCTAAAGCAATAAGACCTATAGCGGCATATTTAAGATAAGCAGGAGTTTTTCTTCTTCTTTCAGGGGTAAATAGGATAGGAGCTTTTTCTTCCAGCTCTTCCACTTGCTTCTTATAAGTTTCGCGGCTAATTGCTGAAGTTTTAAAGCTATCCAGTCCAAAAGAATCGGTTAGATAATTTACGTGCTCAAAAGGTTCAAACTGAAGTTTTTCTTCCGAATAAAAGAAACGTCCAATATTTTCCAGCTCAACCTTGCCATCCTCTTTAAAAGATTCTTCCAGTTTTTCTACAAAATCAGCAATCATATTTACTGAAGTAGTATAAGATACTTTTTGCGCTGCAGCAATATAGTTTGCCAAAAGCCCATCGTTCTTCCTTAATTGCGAATTAAAAGAAACCACTTTTTTGGGTGGATGGAAAGTTTGGGTGTCTTTGTCTATAAATGCCGGTTCTTTTTGGGATAAAAAAGCCCCAAAGCCTGGCAGAATTACGCATTCATAACGATAAAGTAAATCCTGGATGTAGTTAGCTATCTTCATTGCCGCAAAAATAAGGGGTTATTTTATTCCTCCTAAAGTTACCCAAAGAAATTTTATTAACAAATCTTTTTTTCTGTAATTTTAATGAAAATTCAATTATGTCTTCTGAAGAATTACAGTATGTCCTGGCCTTGCAACATATTCCAAATCTGGGAGATACGCTTGCTAAGAAATTGATCAGGCATTTTGGATCGGCTAAAAATGTATTGCAGCAGAAAAAGCAGAATTTATTAAAAATAGATAGGATTGGTGGCTACCGTTTACGCGATTTTTTTGATGCCTCTCATCTCAAAGCCGCAGAGGAAGAGTTGAAATTCATTGAAAAGAATCAGATAAAAGTACTTTATTTTAAAGATCAGGATTATCCCGATAACCTAAAGCATTGCATAGATGGTCCGGTGGTACTTTTCCAAAGAGGGAATATCAATTTAAAGAAACAAAAAATTGTTAGTGTAGTAGGTACCCGTAAGATCACGCAAAGTGGTGTGGCTTTTTGCGAAAAATTTATAGAAGAATTGAGTCCGTTAAATCCTGTGATCGTTTCTGGCTTCGCCTATGGAGTTGATATTACCGCACAAAGGGCAGCAGTGGCCAATAAATTGCAGAATATAGGTTGCCTGGCACATGGTTTAAATCAAATTTATCCAAAAGTGCATCAAAAATATGTAGCCTCAATAGAAGAGCATGGCGGGTTCTTTACCGATTTCTGGAGCAGTGACAAATTTGATAGGAATAATTTCTTAAAACGAAACCGAATCATCGCCGGTCTAAGCGAAGCAACTGTAGTGATAGAAAGTGCTGAAAAAGGTGGTTCGCTGGTTACTGCAGATATTGCAAATTCTTATAACCGGGAAGTCTTTGCTGTGCCGGGAAGGCCTTCAGACAAATTGAGTAAAGGCTGTAATGATCTTATAAAATCTCAAAAGGCCCATTTATTGAATTCTGCAGCAGATTTGATCTATATGCTAAATTGGCAACCGGAAGAATCAGCGAAACCGGTACAAAAACAACTGTTTGTAGAGCTTGATGAGGAAGAAAATAATGTTTTAGATTTTCTGCAAAAGGAAGGGAAAGCCCAGTTAGATAGCATTGCGATAAACTGTAACTTTCCCTCTTATAAAACTGCGGGTATTTTAATTAATATGGAATTAAAAGGCGTGGTACGCCCATTACCCGGTAAATTATTTGAATTGATCTAGTAACCTACTTTTTTCCTTACCCTGTTTATAACCTGATTAGCTACATTTCTGGCTTTTTCGGCACCGACTTCCAGGGCTTTGTCAATCTCTTCCAGGTTATTCATATAATATTCATACTTTTTTCTGGGAGTTTCAAACTGCTCTAGAAGCAATTCGTATAAAGCTTGTTTAGCGTGCCCGTATCCAAAGCCACCCGCTTCATAATTCTTGCGCATTTCAGCGATTTGTGCATCTGTAGCCACTAATTTATAAAGTGCAAAAACATTACAGGTATCAGGGTTTTTTGGTTCTTCGAGAGGTGTGCTATCGGTGTCAATAGCCATAATTTGCTTCCTTAGTTTTTTATCGGTTACAAATAAATTTATGGTGTTGCCTTTAGATTTGCTCATTTTGGCGCCATCGGTTCCAGGAACGTACATGGTGTTTTCCTGAACTTTCGCTTCAGGAATTACAAAAGCTTCGCCCATTTTAGAATGAAAACGTGAAGCTACATCACGCGTGATTTCTAAATGCTGAAGCTGGTCTTTTCCTACGGGTACAACTTCGGCATCATACAGTAAAATATCTGCTGCCATTAACATTGGATAGGTAAAAAGCCCGGCATTCACATCTTCTAACCTATCTGACTTATCTTTAAAAGAATGCGCTAAGGTTAAGCGTTGATAAGGAAAAAAGCAACTTAAATACCAGGAAAGCTCTGCCGTTTGCGGAATATCGCTTTGTCGGTAAAAAACGGTTTTTTCAATATCTATACCGCAAGCAAGCCAGGTTGCCGCTACAGAATAGGTGTTGTTTCTTAAAGTTTCGGCATTTTTTATTTGGGTTAGCGAATGCATATCTGCAATAAAAATAAAAGAATCGTTATTGGGTTTATTGGCCATTTCTATAGCCGGTAAAATTGCTCCCAATAAATTTCCTAAGTGTGGAGTTCCTGTACTTTGTACTCCTGTAAGAATTCTGGACATCTGCTTTTTCGGTTTTCTGCAAAGGTAATTTTTTTACCGAATTCCCTCGGTTCAATTTAGTACTTTTGGCTTCTATGAACATCCTACGCACAATACTTACTATTTTATGGCGAATCTGGTTTTATATTTTACTCGTATTACCAATTTTAGTAATGTTTCCGGTGCTTGTTGTATTTTCTTCGGCAGAAAGGCTTTATCCTAAATATTATGTTTGTGCCCGTATTTGGGCTAAATGTATCTTATATGGAATGGGTTTTTATCCTGAAATTAAAAGGATGCAGCAACTTGACCCGAAGAAGAATTATATGTTAGTTGCTAATCATACTTCTATGATAGATATTATGATGATGCTGGTGATCATTAAGCAGCCATTTATTTTTGTAGGGAAAAGAGAACTTGCTAAAATTCCTGTTTTTGGATTTTTCTACCGAAAAACAAATATAACCGTAGATAGAAATTGCGCAAAAAGTAAGCAGGATGTGGTTACTGAAGCTCGCCGAAGATTAGATATGGGAGAGAGTATTTGCATTTTTCCCGAAGGAGGTGTGCCCAGTGACAGGTCTTTGGTTTTGGATTGTTTTAAAGATGGGGCTTTTAGATTAGCTATAGCTCATCAAATCCCTATTGTTCCCATAACCTTTTACGATAATAAAAAACGCTTTTCTTATAAATTCGTTTCTGGGTCCCCGGGGAAACTTCGCGTGAAAATTCATGAATTTATTACTACAAAAGGAATGCAACCCGCCGATAGAAAAAATTTAAGAAATCAAACGCGCCAGGTAATTTTTGAAGAGCTTACTAAAAACCTGGAGCAAGAAAATCCTTCAAAATAAAACTTCTGAAGGATTCTACTCCTTTCATAGGTGCTAAAAATTGAAACTTATTCCGGAATACACGCCTAAATAGAATGGGCGTACGCCTGGAGCATCATTAAAAGTATCTAACTGATACTTAAATATGGGTTCTAAATTCAACTGAAAACTATCGGTAAGTTTGTAATCTAATCCCACTCCCACATTGGTACTAAAGCTAACTTTATTAATATTATTTGCTTCGCC includes:
- a CDS encoding acyl-CoA thioesterase; the encoded protein is MQAKHPEESRTTLTDLVLPSETNPLNNLFGGELLARMDRAASIAARRHSRRIVVTASVNHVAFNKAVPLGSVVTVEAAVSRAFKSSMEIFIDVWVEDRESGNRSKANEAIYTFVAVDETGSPVAVPPLDPETELEKERYEAALRRKQLSLVLAGKMKPNEATELKALFES
- a CDS encoding HU domain-containing protein encodes the protein MKIANYIQDLLYRYECVILPGFGAFLSQKEPAFIDKDTQTFHPPKKVVSFNSQLRKNDGLLANYIAAAQKVSYTTSVNMIADFVEKLEESFKEDGKVELENIGRFFYSEEKLQFEPFEHVNYLTDSFGLDSFKTSAISRETYKKQVEELEEKAPILFTPERRRKTPAYLKYAAIGLIALGISGFAGLNIYSSQVSKHNIAEQQQAQEQLQEQIQQATFVIDNPLPAVTFNVAKQTGSYHIVAGAFRVEENAKTKVAELRKEGFKAHLLGENKYGLHQVVYASHEKRRDAINMLREVKSINEAAWLLVQEL
- the dprA gene encoding DNA-processing protein DprA, whose protein sequence is MSSEELQYVLALQHIPNLGDTLAKKLIRHFGSAKNVLQQKKQNLLKIDRIGGYRLRDFFDASHLKAAEEELKFIEKNQIKVLYFKDQDYPDNLKHCIDGPVVLFQRGNINLKKQKIVSVVGTRKITQSGVAFCEKFIEELSPLNPVIVSGFAYGVDITAQRAAVANKLQNIGCLAHGLNQIYPKVHQKYVASIEEHGGFFTDFWSSDKFDRNNFLKRNRIIAGLSEATVVIESAEKGGSLVTADIANSYNREVFAVPGRPSDKLSKGCNDLIKSQKAHLLNSAADLIYMLNWQPEESAKPVQKQLFVELDEEENNVLDFLQKEGKAQLDSIAINCNFPSYKTAGILINMELKGVVRPLPGKLFELI
- the trpS gene encoding tryptophan--tRNA ligase, whose translation is MSRILTGVQSTGTPHLGNLLGAILPAIEMANKPNNDSFIFIADMHSLTQIKNAETLRNNTYSVAATWLACGIDIEKTVFYRQSDIPQTAELSWYLSCFFPYQRLTLAHSFKDKSDRLEDVNAGLFTYPMLMAADILLYDAEVVPVGKDQLQHLEITRDVASRFHSKMGEAFVIPEAKVQENTMYVPGTDGAKMSKSKGNTINLFVTDKKLRKQIMAIDTDSTPLEEPKNPDTCNVFALYKLVATDAQIAEMRKNYEAGGFGYGHAKQALYELLLEQFETPRKKYEYYMNNLEEIDKALEVGAEKARNVANQVINRVRKKVGY
- a CDS encoding lysophospholipid acyltransferase family protein encodes the protein MNILRTILTILWRIWFYILLVLPILVMFPVLVVFSSAERLYPKYYVCARIWAKCILYGMGFYPEIKRMQQLDPKKNYMLVANHTSMIDIMMMLVIIKQPFIFVGKRELAKIPVFGFFYRKTNITVDRNCAKSKQDVVTEARRRLDMGESICIFPEGGVPSDRSLVLDCFKDGAFRLAIAHQIPIVPITFYDNKKRFSYKFVSGSPGKLRVKIHEFITTKGMQPADRKNLRNQTRQVIFEELTKNLEQENPSK